In Quercus lobata isolate SW786 chromosome 12, ValleyOak3.0 Primary Assembly, whole genome shotgun sequence, a genomic segment contains:
- the LOC115969863 gene encoding probable indole-3-pyruvate monooxygenase YUCCA10 isoform X1, with protein sequence MQEQVAIIVGSGPSGLATAACLSQQSIPYIILEREECIASIWKKYSYDRLHLHLAKQFCELPHMSFPASYPTFVPKKMFIQYLDDYVSHFKISPMFQRTVESAEYNEVSKRWIVKARNASSGEVEIYSAKFLVVATGETTNPYTPEVAGLNTFPGEVLHSTQYKSGKEFKNKNVLVVGSGNSGVEIALDLANHGAKTSIIFRSPAHFLSREMVYLGLTMLKYFPVSLVDFLMVMLSKLVYGDLTKYGIGRPTEGPFYMKVKYGKYPLFDVGTYKKIKSGEIQVLPAEIIKVQGNDILFKNDKLHPFDNIIFCTGFKRWTNLWLKQGDEYLLNEDGLAKPAYPNHWKGKNCLYCVGLSRRGLYGASADAQNIAKDIKSIT encoded by the exons ATGCAGGAACAAGTAGCAATAATAGTTGGATCAGGCCCCTCTGGGCTTGCCACAGCTGCTTGCCTAAGCCAGCAATCAATCCCATACATAATTCTTGAGAGAGAAGAATGTATTGCTTCTATATGGAAGAAATATTCCTATGATCGTCTTCACCTCCACCTTGCAAAGCAATTTTGTGAACTCCCTCACATGTCATTCCCTGCCTCTTATCCCACCTTTGTGCCCAAAAAGATGTTCATACAGTACTTAGATGACTATGTCTCCCATTTCAAAATTAGTCCTATGTTCCAAAGAACTGTGGAGTCTGCTGAGTACAATGAAGTTTCCAAGAGATGGATTGTTAAGGCTAGGAATGCAAGTTCAGGAGAGGTTGAGATATATAGTGCAAAGTTTTTAGTGGTGGCCACTGGGGAAACAACCAACCCTTATACCCCAGAGGTTGCAGGGTTAAACACTTTCCCTGGTGAGGTTCTTCATTCTACTCAGTATAAGTCAGGGAAGGAGTTCAAAAACAAGAATGTTTTGGTTGTTGGGTCTGGGAATTCTGGTGTGGAAATTGCTCTGGACCTTGCAAATCATGGTGCCAAAACTTCCATTATTTTTCGAAGCCCG GCTCATTTTCTCTCAAGGGAGATGGTGTACTTGGGCTTAACCATGTTGAAGTATTTTCCTGTTAGCTTGGTGGATTTCTTAATGGTCATGCTTAGCAAACTGGTTTATGGGGACCTGACCAAGTATGGGATAGGAAGGCCTACAGAGGGTCCTTTTTATATGAAGGTTAAGTACGGCAAGTATCCACTTTTTGATGTTGGTACATATAAAAAGATCAAGTCAGGAGAAATTCAG GTTTTGCCGGCAGAAATAATTAAAGTTCAAGGCAATGACATACTATTCAAGAATGATAAGTTACATCCATTTGacaacattattttttgtaCCGGATTTAAGAGGTGGACAAACTTGTGGCTTAAG CAGGGGGATGAATATCTTTTGAATGAGGATGGACTTGCAAAACCTGCTTATCCTAATCATTGGAAGGGAAAGAATTGCTTATACTGTGTTGGACTATCTAGAAGAGGGTTATATGGAGCTAGTGCCGATGCCCAAAACATAGCCAAAGATATCAAGTCTATTACATAA
- the LOC115969863 gene encoding probable indole-3-pyruvate monooxygenase YUCCA10 isoform X2: MQEQVAIIVGSGPSGLATAACLSQQSIPYIILEREECIASIWKKYSYDRLHLHLAKQFCELPHMSFPASYPTFVPKKMFIQYLDDYVSHFKISPMFQRTVESAEYNEVSKRWIVKARNASSGEVEIYSAKFLVVATGETTNPYTPEVAGLNTFPGEVLHSTQYKSGKEFKNKNVLVVGSGNSGVEIALDLANHGAKTSIIFRSPAHFLSREMVYLGLTMLKYFPVSLVDFLMVMLSKLVYGDLTKYGIGRPTEGPFYMKVKYGKYPLFDVGTYKKIKSGEIQVLPAEIIKVQGNDILFKNDKLHPFDNIIFCTGFKRWTNLWLKGDEYLLNEDGLAKPAYPNHWKGKNCLYCVGLSRRGLYGASADAQNIAKDIKSIT; this comes from the exons ATGCAGGAACAAGTAGCAATAATAGTTGGATCAGGCCCCTCTGGGCTTGCCACAGCTGCTTGCCTAAGCCAGCAATCAATCCCATACATAATTCTTGAGAGAGAAGAATGTATTGCTTCTATATGGAAGAAATATTCCTATGATCGTCTTCACCTCCACCTTGCAAAGCAATTTTGTGAACTCCCTCACATGTCATTCCCTGCCTCTTATCCCACCTTTGTGCCCAAAAAGATGTTCATACAGTACTTAGATGACTATGTCTCCCATTTCAAAATTAGTCCTATGTTCCAAAGAACTGTGGAGTCTGCTGAGTACAATGAAGTTTCCAAGAGATGGATTGTTAAGGCTAGGAATGCAAGTTCAGGAGAGGTTGAGATATATAGTGCAAAGTTTTTAGTGGTGGCCACTGGGGAAACAACCAACCCTTATACCCCAGAGGTTGCAGGGTTAAACACTTTCCCTGGTGAGGTTCTTCATTCTACTCAGTATAAGTCAGGGAAGGAGTTCAAAAACAAGAATGTTTTGGTTGTTGGGTCTGGGAATTCTGGTGTGGAAATTGCTCTGGACCTTGCAAATCATGGTGCCAAAACTTCCATTATTTTTCGAAGCCCG GCTCATTTTCTCTCAAGGGAGATGGTGTACTTGGGCTTAACCATGTTGAAGTATTTTCCTGTTAGCTTGGTGGATTTCTTAATGGTCATGCTTAGCAAACTGGTTTATGGGGACCTGACCAAGTATGGGATAGGAAGGCCTACAGAGGGTCCTTTTTATATGAAGGTTAAGTACGGCAAGTATCCACTTTTTGATGTTGGTACATATAAAAAGATCAAGTCAGGAGAAATTCAG GTTTTGCCGGCAGAAATAATTAAAGTTCAAGGCAATGACATACTATTCAAGAATGATAAGTTACATCCATTTGacaacattattttttgtaCCGGATTTAAGAGGTGGACAAACTTGTGGCTTAAG GGGGATGAATATCTTTTGAATGAGGATGGACTTGCAAAACCTGCTTATCCTAATCATTGGAAGGGAAAGAATTGCTTATACTGTGTTGGACTATCTAGAAGAGGGTTATATGGAGCTAGTGCCGATGCCCAAAACATAGCCAAAGATATCAAGTCTATTACATAA